In Fusobacterium canifelinum, a genomic segment contains:
- the hutI gene encoding imidazolonepropionase, producing MTYILLKNCRELVTVEENAKDLIGLKKNTSLLIENERIKKIGTYEDLKKEIPSSNFQEIDCSDKVVMPGYVDCHTHLIFGESRVDEYVASFTMPTNEIKNKIPRTGIEASIFSTRNSTDEELINSSLLKLNRMLKSGTTTVEIKSGYGIDMETEIRLLKLINILKEKSPQTILSTYLGAHYFDTKIGKEKYIDFMINEVMPIIKKENLAQFCDIWCDEGYYDAKDCYKVLKAGLENNMLPTLHTECYSAIGGAKVAAELKAANVGHLNYISLEDIKLLREANVVGVLIPSTDFSVKHKKPFDPKPMLDEGMTIAIATNLNPGNWVEDMGISMILACRNHKMTENEAIRAATLGGAKALKIEKDYGSLEVGKFADIQIRNSDSYKNVVYKFAVNEVEHVIKNGKIIF from the coding sequence ATGACTTATATACTTTTAAAAAATTGTAGAGAATTAGTAACTGTTGAAGAAAATGCAAAAGATTTAATAGGTTTAAAAAAGAATACTTCCCTATTAATTGAAAATGAAAGAATAAAAAAGATTGGAACTTATGAAGATTTAAAAAAAGAAATTCCATCAAGCAACTTTCAAGAAATTGATTGTTCTGATAAAGTTGTTATGCCTGGATATGTAGATTGCCACACTCATCTTATTTTTGGTGAAAGTAGAGTAGATGAGTATGTAGCGTCTTTTACTATGCCTACTAATGAAATTAAAAATAAAATTCCTAGAACTGGAATAGAAGCTTCTATATTTTCAACTAGAAATTCTACTGATGAAGAACTTATAAATTCTTCCTTATTGAAACTAAATAGAATGCTAAAATCTGGGACAACTACTGTTGAAATAAAGTCTGGCTATGGTATTGACATGGAAACAGAAATTAGACTTTTAAAATTAATAAATATTTTAAAAGAAAAATCTCCACAAACAATATTAAGTACATATTTAGGCGCTCATTATTTTGATACTAAAATAGGAAAAGAAAAATATATAGATTTTATGATTAATGAAGTTATGCCAATAATAAAAAAAGAGAATCTTGCTCAATTTTGTGATATTTGGTGTGATGAAGGTTACTATGATGCGAAAGATTGCTATAAAGTTTTAAAAGCTGGTTTAGAAAATAATATGCTTCCAACATTACATACAGAATGTTATTCAGCAATAGGTGGAGCTAAAGTTGCTGCCGAATTAAAAGCTGCAAATGTAGGTCATCTAAATTATATAAGTTTAGAAGATATAAAATTATTAAGGGAAGCAAATGTTGTTGGTGTTTTAATACCATCTACTGATTTTTCTGTTAAGCATAAAAAACCTTTTGACCCTAAACCTATGTTGGATGAAGGAATGACAATAGCAATTGCTACTAACTTAAATCCTGGAAATTGGGTAGAAGATATGGGAATTTCAATGATATTGGCTTGTAGAAATCATAAAATGACAGAAAATGAAGCTATTAGAGCTGCTACACTCGGAGGAGCTAAAGCATTAAAGATTGAAAAAGACTATGGTTCACTGGAAGTGGGTAAATTTGCTGATATACAAATTAGAAATTCTGATAGCTATAAAAATGTAGTCTATAAATTTGCTGTGAATGAAGTGGAACATGTTATAAAAAATGGAAAAATTATTTTTTAA
- a CDS encoding urocanate hydratase: MNGDKGLYFRENPEILYEVKAQGGGLKDKETLRCKGWRQETILRMLEFNMENAEIPELLVIYGGNGKCARNWESYWAIVDSLKNLEDDETLVVQSGMPVAIFKTHKEAPVVVMATTNIMQATWERFYDLQDKNLTIFAQYTAAPWEYIGTQGVIEGTFETLSAIAMKKFNDDLTGKIYLTAGAGGMGANQTWAMKMHGGVCIVVDVNEKILKKRIEKDYLDLIAPSLEEAIKLAKENAAAKKPISIGVVGNAADMYEKVLASDFRPDICSEMCPCHDPISYLPSGYTAEEADELRINDRDKYLHLARETMKRQLAAMVALKADGVEVFEYGTSIRKECMDAGFPREEAMKIKGFVAEYIRPLFCEGRGPFRWTCLSRDPDDLKVSDDIALEICKGDKLVERWINLARKNLPIEGMPARVCYMGFGERKKFGLAINQAIKEGRIKGTVAFSRDNLDSGSIVNPTFESENMPDGGDYISDWPYLNALLDCAAGCDLIAIQQNYSMGEAVHTGVTMIADGTEEADRRLAACLTTDSGIGVIRHAQAGYKSAKDVANGKGKFTTNSIKVPLWWQPAEKVTFGPKGKYR; encoded by the coding sequence ATGAATGGAGATAAAGGATTATATTTTAGAGAAAATCCTGAAATTCTTTACGAAGTAAAAGCACAAGGTGGTGGCTTAAAAGACAAAGAAACTTTAAGATGTAAAGGTTGGCGTCAAGAAACTATCCTTAGAATGTTAGAATTCAATATGGAAAATGCTGAAATTCCAGAATTACTTGTAATTTATGGAGGAAATGGAAAATGTGCTAGAAACTGGGAATCATATTGGGCAATTGTAGATTCATTAAAAAATCTTGAAGATGATGAAACTCTTGTTGTTCAATCAGGAATGCCAGTTGCAATCTTCAAAACACACAAAGAAGCACCTGTTGTTGTTATGGCAACTACAAATATAATGCAAGCAACTTGGGAAAGATTTTATGATTTACAAGATAAAAACCTTACTATATTCGCTCAATATACAGCTGCTCCTTGGGAATATATTGGAACTCAAGGTGTTATAGAAGGAACATTCGAAACACTTTCTGCAATAGCAATGAAAAAATTTAATGATGATTTAACTGGAAAAATATATCTAACTGCTGGTGCTGGAGGAATGGGAGCAAATCAAACTTGGGCTATGAAAATGCATGGTGGAGTTTGTATAGTAGTGGATGTTAATGAAAAAATATTAAAGAAAAGAATTGAAAAAGATTATCTTGATTTAATTGCTCCTTCTCTTGAAGAAGCAATCAAACTTGCTAAAGAAAATGCAGCAGCTAAAAAACCTATTTCAATAGGAGTTGTCGGAAATGCTGCTGACATGTATGAAAAGGTATTAGCTAGTGATTTTAGACCTGATATTTGTTCAGAAATGTGTCCATGTCATGACCCTATATCTTATCTTCCTTCTGGTTACACAGCAGAAGAAGCAGATGAATTAAGAATAAATGACAGAGATAAGTACTTACATCTTGCTAGAGAAACTATGAAAAGACAACTTGCAGCTATGGTTGCATTAAAAGCTGATGGAGTTGAAGTTTTTGAATATGGAACTTCAATAAGAAAAGAATGTATGGATGCAGGTTTCCCTAGAGAAGAAGCTATGAAAATTAAAGGATTCGTTGCTGAATATATAAGACCTCTATTCTGTGAAGGAAGAGGACCATTCAGATGGACTTGCTTATCAAGAGATCCTGATGATTTAAAAGTTTCTGATGACATAGCTTTAGAAATTTGTAAAGGTGACAAACTTGTTGAAAGATGGATAAATTTAGCTAGAAAAAATTTACCAATTGAAGGAATGCCAGCAAGAGTTTGCTACATGGGATTTGGAGAAAGAAAGAAATTTGGACTTGCTATAAACCAAGCTATAAAAGAAGGAAGAATTAAAGGAACTGTTGCATTCTCAAGAGATAACCTTGACTCTGGTTCTATAGTAAATCCTACATTTGAATCTGAAAATATGCCTGATGGTGGAGATTACATCTCAGACTGGCCATATCTAAATGCATTGTTAGATTGTGCTGCTGGATGTGACTTAATAGCAATTCAACAAAACTATTCAATGGGTGAAGCAGTTCATACAGGTGTTACAATGATAGCTGATGGAACTGAAGAAGCTGATAGAAGATTGGCTGCTTGCTTAACAACAGACTCTGGAATAGGAGTTATCCGTCATGCACAAGCTGGATATAAGTCTGCTAAAGATGTTGCAAATGGAAAAGGTAAATTTACAACCAATTCTATCAAAGTTCCTTTATGGTGGCAACCTGCTGAAAAAGTTACTTTTGGACCAAAAGGAAAATATAGATAA
- a CDS encoding AAA family ATPase, with protein sequence MTKIICKLFGYPKIYEDKKEIFLPSGKLTAFFYYLLLKKVVSRDEVAGMFWASSNEQNAKISLRNALHKIRKSFKEDVILSPNKSILTLNKDLDIDIDVEKFQKDPLNNFELYNGDFLKGFYVKESMDFDYWVLEINTFYKELFIKTAEKKIEEDFLQNKFENLETSITSLLAADNFNDKAYLYLMKFYRQKGRYDKIINEYKNIQKLMEEELGIEPPDEIKNIYKEALKYIEKSKEINIKKNPMELYCRDFELDSIQLNLDDFQKESPNKSILITGESGIGKTILKKEILNRNSETFKIFETACFSMEKDFSYLPWMNIIKDMENELLKSNLKRPHLWNNILKNLFFDGANNIQPSIEILENKENFNIDLIYNSIYSALNILSKEKKIIIVFEDIQWADQLSIKLLINLILHIHSNVLFILTKTNSIDTVTDRLFLTLKDLNKILLIDLKPFSKRDIALIIRKNFSQKNITDEEIDEIFEKSKGNPFFLREYIELFKKNKKNNEITSKLHNVLQEKFLNLTEEEMNILKIISVFYGDVNLDTLLKLINLKAFEALKFLNLLIEKNIIEEKTKDNKVIIRFTYSAYKDYIFNEMNDSSKQIINMEIAKTLEEELSNLNNIATYNKLKYHYQKANVNIKTLKYDVYILNYYLNFNHEIFPNLDDYDLSKQVKLFIGNDKVNKWMNEIEKELMLVKKSKMSSLDIQEIKKIELIFMYCKGRYLIREGSYTDGINLMNKVIRVAKDLKEERIEISAHKQMAIYAIQINNYQIMLKHIIEGIKIARKEKTVDVGIFYRLYGVYYLIRDEFKTAESLFKKSIELFLEFERIGDKNSISIAANYNYIGEIRNSEGNFEEAMELFNKAIKLCENYEASCLSTFYINAGKTSYLIGNFQEMKKFFLLAEKIIKNFDSYWKNSVLNAFLALDAFLENDNLKVIHYLKCAISEGKIINNPRDIGMVYFVEAIIVYSIETENIKKYEDIKKILEENSNFYYYKAIKYLDATRDKAEIEYLKNFLNINKI encoded by the coding sequence ATGACTAAAATTATTTGCAAACTATTTGGATATCCTAAAATATATGAAGATAAAAAAGAAATATTTTTACCTTCTGGAAAATTAACAGCATTCTTTTATTATTTACTATTAAAAAAAGTTGTTAGTAGAGATGAAGTTGCTGGAATGTTCTGGGCTTCTTCTAATGAACAAAATGCTAAAATTAGTTTAAGAAATGCTCTTCATAAAATTAGAAAAAGCTTTAAAGAAGATGTCATTTTGTCTCCCAATAAGTCTATTTTAACTTTAAATAAAGACTTGGACATTGATATTGATGTTGAAAAGTTCCAAAAAGACCCTTTAAATAATTTTGAATTATATAATGGAGATTTTTTAAAAGGTTTCTATGTCAAAGAATCTATGGATTTTGATTATTGGGTATTGGAAATAAATACTTTTTATAAGGAATTATTTATAAAAACTGCTGAAAAAAAGATAGAAGAAGATTTTCTACAAAATAAATTTGAAAATTTAGAAACTTCTATTACCTCACTTCTTGCAGCTGATAACTTTAATGACAAGGCTTACTTATATTTAATGAAATTTTATAGGCAAAAAGGAAGATATGACAAGATTATCAATGAATATAAAAATATACAAAAACTTATGGAAGAAGAACTTGGAATAGAGCCTCCTGATGAAATTAAAAATATATATAAAGAGGCATTAAAATATATTGAAAAAAGCAAAGAAATTAATATCAAAAAAAATCCAATGGAGCTTTATTGCAGAGATTTTGAATTAGATAGTATACAACTAAATTTAGATGATTTTCAAAAAGAATCTCCTAATAAATCTATCCTTATAACCGGAGAATCAGGTATTGGTAAAACTATTCTAAAAAAAGAAATTTTAAATAGAAATAGTGAAACTTTTAAAATCTTTGAAACTGCTTGTTTTAGCATGGAAAAAGATTTCTCGTACTTACCTTGGATGAATATTATAAAGGATATGGAGAATGAACTTTTAAAATCTAATTTAAAAAGACCTCATCTCTGGAATAATATTTTAAAAAATTTATTTTTTGATGGTGCAAACAATATTCAACCTTCTATTGAAATACTTGAAAACAAAGAAAATTTTAATATTGACTTGATTTATAATTCAATTTATAGTGCCTTAAATATATTGAGTAAAGAGAAAAAAATTATAATAGTTTTTGAAGATATTCAGTGGGCTGACCAATTGAGTATAAAACTACTAATAAATTTAATTTTACATATTCACTCAAATGTATTATTTATTTTGACAAAAACTAATAGTATTGATACTGTAACAGATAGATTATTTTTAACCTTAAAAGATTTAAATAAAATTCTTCTAATTGATTTAAAACCTTTTTCTAAAAGAGATATTGCTCTTATTATCAGAAAAAATTTTTCTCAAAAAAATATTACTGATGAAGAAATAGATGAAATTTTTGAAAAGTCTAAGGGAAATCCTTTCTTTTTAAGAGAATATATTGAACTTTTCAAAAAAAATAAAAAGAATAATGAAATTACTTCTAAGTTGCATAATGTCCTACAAGAAAAATTTTTAAACTTAACTGAAGAAGAAATGAATATATTAAAAATAATTTCTGTTTTTTATGGAGATGTTAATTTAGATACATTATTAAAACTTATAAATTTGAAAGCATTTGAAGCTTTAAAATTTTTAAATTTATTAATAGAAAAAAATATAATTGAAGAAAAAACAAAAGATAATAAGGTCATAATAAGATTTACATATTCAGCTTATAAAGATTATATTTTTAATGAGATGAATGACTCATCAAAGCAAATTATTAATATGGAAATTGCAAAAACTCTAGAAGAAGAGCTTTCTAATTTAAATAATATTGCGACATATAATAAACTTAAATATCATTATCAAAAAGCTAATGTTAATATTAAAACTTTAAAATATGATGTTTATATCTTAAACTATTATCTAAATTTTAATCATGAAATTTTTCCAAATTTAGATGATTATGATTTAAGTAAACAGGTTAAATTATTTATAGGAAATGATAAAGTAAATAAATGGATGAATGAAATTGAAAAAGAACTTATGTTAGTTAAAAAATCCAAGATGAGTTCCTTAGATATACAAGAAATCAAAAAAATAGAATTAATTTTTATGTATTGTAAAGGAAGATATTTAATAAGAGAAGGTAGCTACACTGATGGTATAAATTTAATGAATAAAGTCATCCGTGTTGCTAAAGATTTAAAAGAAGAAAGAATAGAAATTTCTGCTCATAAGCAAATGGCTATTTATGCAATACAAATTAATAATTATCAAATTATGTTAAAACATATAATTGAAGGAATCAAAATAGCAAGAAAAGAAAAAACTGTTGATGTTGGAATATTTTATAGATTATATGGTGTTTATTATCTTATAAGAGATGAATTTAAAACAGCTGAATCACTATTTAAAAAATCAATTGAGCTATTTTTAGAATTTGAACGAATAGGAGATAAAAATTCTATAAGTATAGCAGCCAACTATAATTATATTGGTGAGATAAGAAATTCTGAGGGAAATTTTGAAGAAGCTATGGAGCTTTTTAATAAAGCAATAAAATTATGTGAAAATTATGAAGCTTCTTGTCTTTCTACTTTTTATATAAACGCTGGAAAAACTAGTTATTTAATTGGAAATTTTCAAGAGATGAAAAAGTTTTTTTTACTTGCTGAAAAAATAATTAAAAATTTTGATTCATACTGGAAAAATTCAGTTTTAAATGCATTTTTAGCCTTAGATGCATTTTTAGAAAATGATAATTTAAAAGTTATCCATTATTTAAAATGTGCAATATCAGAAGGAAAAATAATAAATAATCCAAGAGATATTGGTATGGTTTACTTTGTAGAAGCTATAATTGTATATTCTATTGAAACTGAAAATATTAAAAAATATGAAGATATTAAAAAAATTTTAGAAGAAAATTCAAATTTTTATTATTATAAAGCTATAAAATATTTAGATGCTACAAGAGATAAAGCTGAAATAGAATATTTAAAGAACTTTTTAAATATAAATAAAATATAA
- a CDS encoding cyclodeaminase/cyclohydrolase family protein, which yields MNYREIFDLILDENDFTVGGGSSSAIVGAMACGLMGMVANLSKGKDYGYSDKEYDDIIKELNEAKANFLQGAVEDNKAYMLIVNAYKLPKASDEEKEIRKKAIQNAGIKAAKVPLSNALLNKKVNEIGKKLLEKSNPACITDLQAGVDLSYIGINMGKSNIKANLPLIKDEKIVNEFEEQIKNL from the coding sequence ATGAATTATAGAGAAATATTTGATTTAATATTAGATGAAAATGATTTTACGGTTGGAGGTGGTTCATCTTCAGCTATAGTTGGAGCTATGGCTTGTGGACTGATGGGAATGGTTGCTAATCTTTCTAAAGGAAAGGACTATGGCTATTCTGACAAAGAATATGATGATATAATTAAAGAATTAAATGAGGCAAAAGCTAATTTTTTACAAGGAGCAGTTGAAGACAATAAGGCATATATGTTAATTGTTAATGCCTATAAATTACCAAAAGCATCCGATGAAGAAAAAGAGATTAGAAAGAAAGCTATTCAGAATGCTGGTATTAAAGCTGCCAAAGTTCCTCTTTCAAATGCTTTACTAAATAAAAAAGTAAATGAAATCGGAAAAAAATTATTAGAAAAATCAAATCCGGCTTGTATAACTGATTTACAAGCCGGTGTAGACTTATCTTATATTGGAATCAATATGGGAAAGTCAAATATAAAAGCTAATCTACCTCTTATAAAAGATGAAAAAATAGTAAACGAATTTGAAGAACAAATAAAAAATTTATAA
- a CDS encoding YjiH family protein — protein MLNKKITVVKFLLYSFIGIFMFFISIKIGNRNTIPIDHLVKFILKIPYLQIVYGMIIIFLGTLFPFIKKTWNKSKLNFIMSILNIIGLAFTIMSIFKFGPEIITQDSMGPYVLFKVVIPVILIVPIGSIFLAFLVSYGLMEGIGTLMEPIMRPVFRTPGRSAIDAVASFVGSYSLALLVTNRVYHENKYTTKEAAIIATGFSTVSATFMIITLNTLDLMEYWNLYFWVCLIVTFIATAITARIYPLSKMPDTYFNENLNIENEGLENKKNNIFKEAWNTAISNFLKSDSALDNTISNLKDGIKLALNIGATIMSVGVISLLLAQYTKIFDILGYLFYPLTLFFKTSDPFLIAKSATITIADMYVPAIISTGASIDVKFIIAVLCITEILFFSASIPCILATDIPIKVKDIIIIWFERVVISLLLIVPIVKFIF, from the coding sequence ATATTGAATAAAAAAATAACTGTTGTAAAATTTTTATTATATAGTTTTATAGGAATTTTTATGTTTTTTATTTCAATAAAAATTGGAAATAGAAATACTATTCCAATAGATCATCTAGTAAAATTTATATTAAAAATTCCATACCTTCAAATAGTATATGGAATGATTATTATATTTCTTGGAACACTATTTCCATTTATAAAGAAAACTTGGAATAAGAGTAAACTAAATTTTATAATGTCCATATTAAATATAATTGGCTTAGCATTTACAATTATGAGTATTTTTAAATTTGGTCCAGAAATTATTACACAAGATTCAATGGGACCTTATGTTTTATTTAAAGTTGTTATTCCTGTTATATTAATTGTTCCAATTGGTTCAATTTTTCTTGCTTTTTTAGTTTCTTATGGTCTAATGGAAGGAATAGGAACTTTAATGGAACCTATTATGAGACCTGTTTTTAGAACACCTGGAAGATCAGCAATAGATGCTGTCGCTTCATTTGTTGGAAGCTATTCTCTTGCTCTTTTAGTAACAAATAGAGTTTATCATGAAAATAAATATACAACAAAAGAAGCTGCTATAATTGCTACAGGATTTTCAACTGTTTCAGCAACATTTATGATAATTACTTTAAATACTCTTGATTTAATGGAATATTGGAATTTATATTTTTGGGTATGTCTAATAGTTACATTTATTGCTACTGCCATTACTGCAAGAATATATCCATTATCAAAAATGCCAGATACATATTTTAATGAAAATTTGAATATAGAGAATGAAGGTTTAGAAAATAAAAAGAATAATATTTTCAAAGAAGCTTGGAATACTGCTATTTCAAATTTTTTAAAATCAGATTCAGCATTAGATAATACAATTTCAAATTTAAAAGATGGAATAAAATTAGCATTAAATATTGGTGCCACAATTATGTCTGTAGGTGTCATTTCTTTGTTACTTGCACAGTACACAAAAATTTTTGATATACTTGGGTATTTATTCTATCCTTTAACTTTATTTTTTAAAACTTCAGATCCATTTTTAATTGCAAAATCAGCTACAATAACTATTGCAGATATGTATGTTCCTGCAATTATTTCAACTGGTGCAAGTATAGATGTTAAATTTATAATAGCTGTTTTATGTATAACTGAAATCTTATTTTTTTCTGCTTCTATTCCATGTATTTTAGCAACAGACATTCCAATAAAAGTTAAAGATATTATCATTATTTGGTTTGAGAGAGTGGTCATATCTTTATTATTGATAGTGCCAATAGTAAAATTTATTTTCTAA
- a CDS encoding Na+/H+ antiporter family protein has translation MVLFNPIVISVLVLTVLCLFKLPVLAALLLAALTAGLAGGFDLTETMTTFIGGMGGNANTALSYILLGALAYTINKTGAADILAKKISRLVKGNKFVLAIIIVLVSIASGTIIPVHIAFIPILIPPLLAMMNQMKMDRRMLAICFGFGLKAPYITIPVAYGAIFQGIIKDSVNDAGLNIGLDIVWKTTWIAGLAMLFGLICGLIYYSKNREYKIDDEHHEEFSNDSTEIIIETKHWLTLGAGVIALVVQLITGLLPLGAIAAMIFMVVTRVVKWKEIQEVLEGGIHLMGFIAFVMLIASGYATVIRATGAVDQLVESAFNMLGGSKLAGSSIMILLGLLITMGIGTSFGTVPVIAAIYVPLSIKLGFSPAAIVFMIAVAAALGDAGSPASDTTLGPTAGLDADGQHDHIWDTCVPQFICYDIPLMIVGIICPLFI, from the coding sequence ATGGTACTTTTTAATCCAATTGTAATATCAGTTCTTGTCTTAACAGTGTTATGTTTATTTAAGTTACCTGTTCTTGCTGCACTTTTATTAGCAGCTCTTACAGCAGGATTGGCTGGAGGTTTTGATCTTACAGAAACTATGACTACATTTATTGGTGGAATGGGAGGTAATGCTAATACAGCTCTCAGTTATATTTTGCTTGGTGCATTAGCATATACTATAAATAAAACTGGTGCTGCCGATATTTTAGCAAAAAAAATCTCAAGACTTGTAAAAGGAAATAAATTTGTTTTAGCTATAATTATTGTTTTAGTATCTATAGCATCTGGAACTATTATTCCAGTACATATTGCATTCATTCCAATATTAATTCCTCCTCTTTTGGCAATGATGAATCAAATGAAGATGGATAGAAGAATGTTAGCAATTTGTTTTGGATTTGGGTTAAAAGCACCATATATAACAATTCCTGTAGCCTATGGTGCTATATTCCAAGGAATAATTAAAGACTCTGTTAATGATGCTGGATTAAACATAGGTTTAGATATTGTTTGGAAAACAACTTGGATAGCAGGACTTGCTATGTTGTTTGGTTTAATTTGTGGTTTAATATATTATTCAAAAAATAGAGAATATAAAATTGATGATGAACATCATGAAGAATTTTCTAATGATTCTACAGAAATAATTATCGAAACTAAACATTGGTTAACACTTGGGGCTGGAGTCATCGCATTAGTTGTTCAACTAATAACAGGCTTATTACCACTTGGAGCAATAGCTGCTATGATATTTATGGTAGTTACTAGAGTTGTTAAGTGGAAAGAAATTCAAGAAGTTTTAGAAGGTGGAATTCATTTAATGGGATTTATAGCATTTGTAATGCTTATAGCTTCTGGATATGCTACTGTTATCAGAGCAACTGGAGCTGTTGATCAATTAGTTGAAAGTGCATTTAATATGTTAGGTGGTTCAAAATTAGCTGGTTCTAGTATAATGATTTTATTAGGACTTCTTATAACTATGGGAATAGGAACATCTTTTGGTACAGTTCCTGTTATTGCAGCTATTTATGTACCTCTTTCTATAAAACTTGGTTTTTCACCAGCTGCAATAGTATTTATGATAGCAGTTGCAGCAGCATTAGGAGATGCTGGTTCTCCAGCTTCAGATACTACTTTAGGTCCAACAGCTGGATTGGATGCTGACGGACAACATGATCATATTTGGGATACTTGTGTACCTCAATTTATATGTTATGATATTCCACTTATGATAGTAGGAATTATTTGTCCATTATTTATATAA